The Sinorhizobium fredii genome contains the following window.
GTTGGTCAGATTGTCGAGCACAAGATCGCCTTCACTGGTGCGGACAGTCAGCACCGTATGGCCATCGCCGTGATAACGGGCGACTGTCAGCAACAATGCGGAAGCCGGCCAGCCGCGCTTGAGGAGCTCGCGCTTCTTCAAAATCGCAAAATCCTCGCAATCTCCGTAGGTCGTCGGCACGCGCCAGTCGTCGTCTCTGCCGACATTCGCGCGGTCGCTGCGTTCTTTAATACGAGCGTTGACGGCGCTGTTGACCTGCTGAAGTTCACTGGCCTTGTCTGAGCGAAGGACAACAGCCTTTTGCCCACCATCGGTCCTGCACAACTGCGGTTCGCGCGAGCAGAACGAAGCGAAGGCCGGCGGTGCAAACGCCTTGCCGGCCGTTTTCATGATCGTCCCCGCATCAGCGATCGCCGGGGCAAAAAAAAGCAAAAGGAATGCGGTCTTCGCGATGAAGCGATTCATGAAGTGTTCTCCAACGGCAGGCGTAACGTCCCCCGCGTCCGACGTAGAGATTAAATCAGACGGGTTAATCCGGGGTTGATTAGCCCGGAATAGGGCGATGTTATGGCGACATACTAATAATTCGTAAATTGACCCCAAACATCTTTAAGTAAATCATTGGATTTATTTTCATAGTTATATTTTGCGTGGAGTTAAGTAATGAAAAGAATTCATAGATCGATTTTCCATACGTTCTTCCTTCTCTCTACGGCCGCGATAGCATCCGTCGTCGTTACGACGGATGCGAATGCAGTAGAGCGTCGACGTATGACTACTGCGCAATGCAGCCCTTTGACAGAAGACAACTTTGCAGCGTGTTGCGTTGCGATAAATCGCTCGAAAATTCTTACTCCTGCGCAAATCAAAATGTGCCCGCCTCTGTCAACCGCGACCATTGGCAAGAACACGCGCCGAGATGATCGCAGCGACACCGCCAGCCGCGGCAGCGGCAGCGGAGGCTCCGGTGGCTCCGGCTCCGGCGGTAGTGGCTCCGGTAGCGGGGGCTCCGGCGGTGGCGGTGGTTCCGGCGGTGGCGGCTCCGGCGGTGGTGGCGGTAGCTCCGGTGGTGGCGGCGGCTCTGGCGGTGGCTCCGGCGGTAGCGGTGGCTCCGGCGGCAGCGGTGGCTCCGGCGGTGGTGGTGGCTCCGGTGATGGCGGTGGCTCCGGCGGCGGTGGCGGCGGTGGCGGATCTGGCGGCAGCGGCGGCTCCGGCGGTGGCGGTGGCTCCGGTGGTAGCGGCGGCTCCGGCGGTGGTGGCGGCTCTGGCGGTGGCGGCTCCGGCGGCGGTGGCGGCTCCGGCGGCGGTGGCGGGTCCGGTGGTAGCGGCGGCTCCGGCGGCGGTGGCTCCAGTGGCGGTGGCGGCGGTTCCGGCGGTGGCGGTGGCTCCGGTGGCGGTGGCGGCTCCGGCGGCGGCGGTGGCGGCTCTGGCGGCAGCGGTGGCTCCAGCGGCGGTGGCGGCTCCGGCGGCGGCGGCAGCGGTGGCTCCGGTGGCGGCGGCAACAATGGAAATGGGAACGGCGGTGGCGACGGGACCCCGGGCAATTCCGGTAAAAGCGACGTCACCCGCTAACGCATTGCGGTTAATGCGCGATCGCATCAAAGTCGTGCAACGCTCGCCTCCGATAGAGCGCAGCTACCGAGACATACGATCGACAAGGGGCGGGTTCCGGCGGAGCCCGCCCCTTGTTGCTGAGGAAAGTCAGAAACGAAGGCCGCCCGACCTCCGCGAAACCTTTCAGCAACTCCTCGCCAGGATAATGCCCGCGCAATCAAGGACCGAATCGGATGGCCAAGGCAAAATCCCCGCGACGGAAACGCAGCACACGCTCGAAAGGCAGCCGGGGCGGTATGATGCCCTGGTATCTCGCCGCTACGGTTCTTGTCGGGGGCATTATTGGCTATGATAACCGCGAACAACTCCGGGACTGGCTGGACCAAAGCGAAATGACCGCGTTCCTCTCCAAGTCGGAGAAGGCGCCCGAGAAGAGATCAAAGACGACCGTTATCGCCCCGCGTCCGAAGGAGCATGCGGGCACCGTCGCGACAAAATCGGCATTGGTCCCACCGGCACCGGTCGGCAGGCCGATGCAGCAGCCGCCGGCGCAACTCGCCTCCGTTCAAACGGGAAGCAACACTTTTTTCTTCTGCGGCATTCGCCACGATAACTGCGTGATCGACGGCGACACTTTCCTCTTCAACGGAGAAAGAATTCTTATCGCCGATATCGACGCGCCCGAGACGAAGCTCGCGAAGTGCGACGCGGAGCGGTCGCGCGGTTCCTATGCCAAGGCACGACTGCGTGAAGTACTGAACGCCGGGGAATTCACACTGGTCGCTTCATCGGGCGGATTCGCCGACGAGGAGGCGGGCAAGCCCCGCGTCGTCATGAGAGGCGGCAGGTCGCTGGGAGACCTCCTCCTTTCCGAGGGGCTGGTGAGAAAGCGCACCAGCCGGCCGGCAAGCTGGTGCGGCCAGGCTCCGCGCGCCTCCGGCTAAACCCATCAACCGTACCGCAGGTGATCGGCGAGCACTTCGGCAATCACGCGCCGCGACTTTTCGACTTCGAGACGATCGGTGCCCGGCATCTCGGCTGCAACGATCATGGCCTTCCACAGGGTCCAGCCGCGGCCGCGCGCCCAGGTTCCCCGGTCGAGAGGAAGTGCCGCACGAAACGCCTCGCGGCTATCGCCGCTGAACATCGTCCAGGCAATCGAGAGATCGCAGGCGGGATCGCCGACGCCGGACGTGCCGAAATCGATGACGGCGGTGAGACAGCCGCCTTCGACGAGCAGGTTGCCGGAACTGACATCGCCATGGAACCAGACCGGGTTTCCCGTCCAGCTGGCGGCAAGCGCCGCCTCCCAGACAGAGCGCGTCGCATTTGTGTCGATTTGACCTTCAAGTGCATCGAGAGCCCAGCGCGTTTCGTGGTCGTAGACGGTCAGCGGACCGCCCCGGAAGAAATTGTGCTGCCCCGGTGACGGCCCTCCATCGGCGTCGATCCGCTGCAGGGCGGCGAGAAATTCGCCGAGCGTCGCCGCGAAGGCCGGCAGATCGGCGATCGGAGCATGCGTGGCGATCTCGCCATAGCGCCATCGATAGACGGACCAAGGCCAGGGATAACCTTCGCCCGGCCGCCCCATCGCGACGGGCGCCGGAATCGGCAGCGGCAGGTGCGCTGCCAGCTGCGGCAGCCAGCGCTGTTCCTTCTCGACCTGCAGCGCATAGGACGCGGCACTCGGCAGACGAACGGAGAGATCATCGCCAAGATGAAAGGTCCGGTTGTCCCAGCCGCCATGCCGGACCGGTCGCACCGGCAGGTCCGCCCACTGCGGAAACTGAGCCGCGATCAGCCGCCTGACAAGGGAGCTGTCGATTTCGATGCTTTCGGAGGCGTTGACCATCGGCACTCGTTGTTACGTCGGGCAGTCAGGTTGCATTGGCAGCGATCGTTTTGCAACCCAAGGCTATCCCTCCCCGCGCATCGTTTCCTTTTGCGTAATCAGGCGCGCGCTGTGCTGACCGCTCAGATAGATCCACAACCAGCTCCAGGCCACGGCGAAACGGCTGCGGGTGCCGATCAGGAAGTAGATGTGAGCGATGCCCCAGATCCACCAGGCAAGGCCGCCTTTGAGCTTTATCCTGCCGAAGTCGATGATTGCGGCCCGCTTGCCGATCGTGGCTAGGCTTCCCTGGTGGCGGTAGCGGAAAGGGCCCGGAGAAGGCCGGCCGGTGAGACGGGCGCGGATCACCCGGGCCACATAGGCGCCCTGCTGCTTGGCAGCGGGCGCAATGCCCGGCACCGGCATACCATTCTCCTGCTTGACCGCGGCGGTGTCGCCGATCACGAAGGCGTCCGCGTTGCCCGGTGCGGTGAGGTCAGGATCAACCATCGCCCGGCCCGCACGATCCGCCTCGATCCCGAGCCACTGGGCGGCTGGAGACGCCTGAACGCCCGCCGCCCAGACGAGCGTGCAGCTTGGCACGAAACTGTCGCCGATCTTGACCCCGTCCGCCGTACAGTCCGTCACCGGCGTTCCGGTGCGCACCTCGACGCCGAGCTTCGCGAGTGCGGCCATAGCATAGGCGGAAAGCTCTTCCGCGAAGGCCGGCAGGATGCGCGGCCCCGCCTCGACGAGGACCACGCGGGCCTGACGCGTATCGATGCGGCGGAACTCGTCCGGCAAGGTTCGGTGCGCCATTTCGGCAATGATACCGGCAAGTTCCACGCCTGTCGGACCGGCACCGATGATCGTGAAGGTCAACAGTGCATCGCGCCTCGCAGGGTCGTCCTCGACTTCCGCCTGCTCGAATGCGAGCAGCACGCGTCGGCGAATGGTCGTCGCATCCTCGAGCGTCTTCAGCCCGGGTGCGACCGCGGCCCATTCGTCATGGCCGAAATAGGCGTGGGTCGCGCCGGTCGCGAGCACCAGCGTGTCGTAGTGGATGGCCTGGCCGCTCGACAGCCGCACGGCCCTTTCCGCCCTGTCGATGCCCTGCACCTCGCCGAGCAGGGTCGTAACCTCCGGTCGATCGCGGTAGAGATGACGGATCGGCCAGGCAATCTCGGAGGTCGCAAGAATGGTGGTCGCGACCTGGTAGAGCAGCGGCTGAAAGAGATGGTGGTTGCGCCGATCGATGAGCGTGATGCGGACCGGCGCGCCCTTGAGGTCATGCACCAGTTGCAACCCGCCGAAGCCGCCGCCCACGACCACCACGTGATGTCTTTCCTGCATCGTCGCTGCCTCGTTCGCTGGATAAATCCAAAATTACACCGGCGCTTCCGACACGCCATGCCCGCGCCGCAGCATCCTACTCAGCGTAACGGACCGGAACCGCCGTGCCGCTTTTCAGCACTTCCATGGAGATCGAGGCGGTAACGTCGAAAAGCTCCACCTTTCGGACGATCTGCTTGTAGACCATGTCATATTGCTCGACCCGCGGCAGGACAACCTTGACGATGTAATCGTAGTTGCCGGTCAACCGGTGCGCCTCGACGATTTCGGGAATGTCGCTGATTGCGCGCCGGAACGTCTCAATCCACTCATCGGAGTGATGCGCAGTCTTGATGAGCGCGAAGACCGTCGTGGGCACGCCCATCTTCTCGCGATCGAGAACGACGATGCGCCTGGACACATAGCCGGCCTCTTCCAGCCGCTGAATGCGGCGCGAGCAAGCGGACAAGGAAAGGTTTACCCGCTCGGCGAGATCGCCCATCGCAACGCTCGCATCTTCCTGCAGAAGCGTGAGCAGCTTTCGGTCCCTCTCATCCAGCACGCCCCTTACTCCTCACTCTATGCCACAACGACGCCTGAATCTTGCATGAACTGAAGAAATGACGCAAAAACCTATTGATGATTCTCTTTTAGATAGCCCTCAAAGCAAACAAATCCAACCCGAGTCGCGCCATAATCTTACGGCTGGATCGAGATAGGAAAGTGGCAACGCGCCCTTTCGGCTTCAGTTCCAGCAATTGGATGCAAAAAGGGAGCGAGTTGATGGAAATGCGCAAGATCGGCCTCATCGGCGGCATGAGCTTCGAAAGTTCGGCGGTCTATTACCGGATGGTCAACGAGGCGGTTCGCGAGCGGCTGGGCGCGTTGCATTCGGCCGAGGTGCTGCTCCATTCCGTCGACTTCCAGAAAATCGTCGACCTGCAGAAGGCCGGCCGCTGGGACGAGGCCGCCCGGCGCCTGTCCGAGGTCGCGCGCGCACTTCAATCCGGCGGAGCCGACTGCGTGCTGATCTGCACCAACACCATGCACCTGATCGCCGACGCGGTTGCCGCTTCCGTCGAGATCCCGCTGATCAACATCATCGACGAGACCGCACTTCGTCTCAAGGCCGCCGGGAGTCGCCGGCCGCTGCTGCTCGCCACCCGCTACACGATGGAGCACGGCTTCTATGCCGAGCGGATGAAGGCGCACGGCATCGACGTGGTCGTGCCGGATGCAGACGGACGTACGCTGACCCACGGAGTGATTTTCGACGAACTCTGCGCTGGCAAGGTGCTGGACACGTCGCGTCAAGCGCTGGTGGCGCTGATCGAGAAGGCAAAGGCGGATGGCGCCGACGCCGTCATCCTCGGCTGCACCGAGATCTGCCTGATCCTTGATCCGGCAAACCTGCCCTTGCCCGGCTTCGATTCCACAGCCATCCACGCCGCAGCCGCCGTCGAGTTCTCGCTGAACTCGCGGAATGTGAGCCGCGCCGCCTGAGCCTCGGTGCCGCCTAGATGGCGGCGTCATACTCCGCCCGCGCGTTGCGGATCGCCTCGTGATTTTCGAGTGACCAGTCGACGAACGGCCTCAAAATCGTCAGAAACGATCGGCCGAGATCGGTGAGGCCGTATTCCACGCTCGGCGGCTGTGTCGGATAGACGGTGCGGCTCAAATAGCCGTCACGCTGTAGATCGCGCAGCGTCTGCGTCAGCATCCGCTGGGAAATGTCCGGGATCAGCCGGCGCAGTTGCGAAAAGCGCAGCGGGCCGTCGGCGAGCGACAGGATCATCAGCGAATTCCATTTGCCGCCGATATTGTCCATCACATCCCGCACCGGGCAGTCGTCGATGTCGAGCGGCACGCCGCCGACTAGGGCGACGCGCTTCCCCTTCACCTTGCCGGTCGCCTTGTTCATGGCGGTACCCTTTCCGTAACCTTCGCAGAAAAAACTGCCTCCTTTACAGCTCTTAGCAGATTACGGGATAAGAGCAACTCTCAAAAAGAGACCAGCATTCGACATCGGCCGGTCGAGGCATTGCGGAGCTGGAAAGCAAAGTGAAAGGAAGATCATGTCCCAGAGATTGCTCGTAACCGGCGCTGCAGGTCAGCTCGGCAAACTCGTCCTCGATGCGCTTCTCGCCTCCGGCAAGACGAAGCCTGCCGACATCATCGCCACCAGCCGCGATACCGCCAAGCTCGCCGATTACGCCGCCAAGGGCGTAGAGACCCGCGCCGCCAATTTCGACGATCCGGCCTCACTCGAAAAGGCCTTTGCCGGCGCCGACCGGATCCTCATCATCTCGACCGACACGCTTGACGAGCCGGGCAAGCGGCTGAAGCAGCATCTCGCCGCCGTCGAAGCCGCCAGGAAGGCGGGCGTCAAGCACATCCTCTACACGTCCATGCCCAACCCTGAAACCTCGGTCATTCCATTTGCCGCCGACCATCTCGGCACCGAAAACGCCATCAAGGCAAGCGGCATTCCCTATACGATCCTGCGCAATGCCTGGTACATGGAAAACCTGTTCCTGGCGCTGCCGCATGCGCTTCAGACGGGCCAATGGTTCTCGTCGGCGGGTGAAGGCCGGATCTCGCATGTGGCGCGCGACGATCTCGCCAAGGCCGCTGCCGCCGCGCTGGAAGCAGCTTCGACGGAAAGCCGCATTTATACGCTAACCGGAACAGAGGCGATGACGACCGCAGAGATCGCCGGCCTCGTCGCCGAAGCCACCGGCAAGCCGCTCGAGGTCGTCCAGATTTCCGACGAGGCTCTGGCGGGCGGGCTCAAGGGAGCCGGGCTGCCGGACTTCTTCGTGCCGATCCTCGTCTCCTTCGACACCAATACGCGCGAAGGTCATTTCGACCTGGTGACCGATGACGTCGCCATCTTGACCGGCAGAACCCCGGTCGGGCTGCCGGCCTTCCTCGCAGCAAACAAGCCTGCGCTCGTTCAGTAGCAATCGCCGCGATGGCGATCGGCCCGGCGTCCCGACCCGGGCCCTCCATGCCCAGCCCGTCGTCAGTCTTTGCTCGAAGCCCGCATCCGCCACCCTGGCTGGTGCCCCGCCTATGCCATCGCCGCCTACCGGCGCTGGTTCGTCGACCGCGAGCCGGCCGGGAGCGAGCCAAACCTCTCGGCGAGCATCAAGGAAGCGGGGCAAGACCCTGCTCGCGTGCTGGAGGAGGCGAGCACACGGGCGGCCGCCGAGGCGCTAGACGCCGCCACTCAGGAGGCGTAGGAGATCGGCATCTTCGGTACGCCCTCCTTCGTGGCGGATGGCGAGCTGTTTTGGGGTCACGATCGGCTGGAAGACGCCATCGAATGGCAGCACAATCTGGACCAGGGGAATCCGGGGTGAACGCTTAAGCCGCCCGCTGCCCTTCCTTCGCATCAGCGGGCGTTGCAATTGGCTTGCGCACCAGCTTGCCCTCTTCGGCCTTGTAGAAGAACTGGCTGGCGACCAGCCAGCCTTTCAGCGGCCTTAGCGGCGGAATACAGGTCAACAGCATGAAGGGCCCGGTGACGAGCAGATGCACCCAAAGCGGCGCACTGTATTGCACTTCCAGCCAGACGCCGAGAAACACGCTCGGCACGCAGGCAAAGCAAATGACGAAGAAGGCGGGGCCGTCGGCAGGGTCGGCGAAGGAATAGTCGAGGCCGCAGACCTCGCATTCTGGCCGGAGCTTCAAAAATCCCTGGAACAGATGCCCCTGCCCGCAGCGCGGGCAGCGGCCACGGAGGCCCGTATGGAGCGGCGACAGGGGCGGCCACTCATTGGTTGAAGACATCATTCTTCCTTTCCAAGATTCTCTTCGGGCGCGTGGGCAAACCGCGAATGGAGACCGACGTTCCACAGCACTGCCACAGGCCTCCCTCATGAGCATACATAGCATACACTCCTGGTATTGTATGCATCCGCATCTGCGACAATTCGGCCCGCTTACGACGAAAGGCACGCCACGAGAAAAACGCAGTGCGTCCTCAGACAACGAGATTGAGCGCCGCGGGCGATTGTGCGAGAAGTTCGGAAATGACGTCAAGGCTTCGCTGCAGATCAGCCTGCGTCTCCGGCGCGCCAAGGCCGAGACGCACCGCCTCCGGCGGCTCCAAAAGCGCGAAGGCATCGCTCGCAACGATACCGATACCCGCCGCCCTGAGCCGGGCGGCAAACTCGCCGCGGCTCCAATGGGGCGGCAATCTCAGCCACAGATGAAAGCCCTCGCGGTCGTTGAGAACATCGGCGCCCGGCAGGCTGACGGAAACCATCTTCTGGCGCCGCCCCGCCTCGCTTCGTATGGCGGACAGCACCGCTTTCGCCGTCCCCTCCTCGATCCAACGCGTAGCAACCGCCGCAGAAAGCGGCGAGGCCATTCCGGCCGTCGCCCGGATGGCGCTCTCCAGGCGACCGGCCGCTATCGGATTCGGCACGACCAGATAGGCGATCCGCAGGGCCGGCGAGAGACATTTGGCAAGCCCCGCCACATGATAGACGAGGTCGGGTGCGAGCGCCGCAAGCGGCGGCACCGGCGTTGCGGGCAATGCCCCATAGGCGTCGTCCTCGACGATGGCGACGCCGTGTCTGCGCGCAATGGCGACGATCGCCTCGCGCCTTTTCAACGGCAGCGTAGCGGTTGTTGGATTGTGCAGTGTCGGATTGCAATAGAGAGCCTTGGGCCGCTGCTCGCGGCACACGGCCTCGAAGGCCTCCGGTACGAGGCCCTCTTCGTCCATGTCAACGCCCAGAACCTCGATGCCGAGATAGGCCGCCACGGAACGAAGACCTGGATAGGTGAGCGCCTCGGCACAGATCATGTCGCCCTTCGCCACCAGTAGGCCAAGGACGGCAAGCAGCGCGCCTTGCGCCCCGGGGCAAACCAGCACCCGCTCCGGCGACACCTCGCCGAGCCGCGGCTTCAGCCAAGCCGTCCCCGCCGCCCGGTCTTCCCGGGCACCACCGACGGGTTGATAGCGCATCAGCAGAGCGACACCCTGCTCGTGCTGCACGTCGGCGATATCGCGCCACATTCGTTCCGCAAGCGCCGGACCATCGAAAAGCGGCGGCAGGTTCATGCTCATGTCGACGAGTCCGCCCGGAGACGAACGGCCCGTGCCTCTCGGCCGCGCCCGCACATAGGTCCCTTGCCCCACGCGGCCTTCGATCAAACCGCGACGCCTTGCCTCGTTATAGGCGCGGCTCACCGTCGTGAAATCGATGCCAAGGGCGGCCGCGAGCGCCCGCTGCGGCGGCAAGCGTGTCCCGGCCGCCAGCCGCCCCGCCGCGCTGTCGGCAGCGATCTGGTCGGCGATGTCGAGGTAGAGCGGCCCCCGGGCCTTGCCGAGCACCGGCACCCATGAAAGGCCCTCGCGGTTTCCACCCATGCAAACCTCCGTCGTAATGTATGGATATTGCATGGAAGCGCTTGTTGGGCAAGCACGCGGTTACCGGCACCCAAGCGGATAAATCCGCGGGCCTCGAACTCGTTACGATGCGGTGGACCGCTTACAGGGCTTCCCCGCAGGCGCGGCGGAAGCGGCGCACGGTCTCGGCCATGCCGTATTGCAGCGCGTCGGCCGTCAGGCCGTGGCCGATCGAGACCTCGGCAAGCGCCGGGATATGCTTGGCGAGCCGCGGCAGGTTGGCGACGGTCAGGTCGTGCCCCGCATTGACGGCGAGGCCGAGATCGATTGCGATCGCGGCCGTGCGGCCGAGCTCGCCGGCGATCCGCTCGGCCTTCTCCGGATCGTCGTGGCAGCCGCCGTAGGGCCCTGTATAGAGTTCGATGCGGTCCGCCCCGGTCTCCTTGGCGATTTTCAGCGCTTCGGCGTCCGGATCCCCATCGGCAAACAGCGACACGCGGAAGCCCTTCTTCTTGAGACGCCCGACGACCTTGCCGAGCAGAGCCTGGTTCTCGCGAAAGTCCCAGCCGTGGTCGGAAGTCGCCTGCGCCGGATCATCAGGCACCAGCGTCACCTGTTCCGGTTCGTTTCGCTCGACGAGTTGCAGGAACTCCTCGTTGGGATAGCCTTCCATGTTGAACTCCGCGCCCGCGAATTCGTCGTCGATCAGGTCGCGGATCGGCTGCAGGTCGGAAAAGCGGATGTGCCGCTGGTCGGGACGCGGATGCACGGTCAGTCCGCTCGCCCCCGCCTGAAGCGCGATCCGGCCGAGCCCGGTCACGGAGGGCCATGGAAGATCGCGCCGGTTGCGCAGCATGGCGATGGCATTGAGATTCACGGAGAGCTTTGCGGGCATATTGAAACTTTCAAAGCGACAGCTGGAAGGCGGGTGTCGGCGACCAAACCGATCGTCGCAGTTCTACCGCAGATTTTGCAAGACCGGAAACGGCCTTTGCACGGCTTCGTCGCGAAGTTTTGACACCGCGTAAATATGTTGAGATCAACGTTATCAACCGCAGCATTCAAGGAGGAGAGCACCATGACGACGCAGGCCCCACTCGTCCCGGCAACGGAACTCGCCGCAAGGAACCGCGCCCGCTTCCCGAACGAGAGTGCGGAGTATCGTCGGGCACGCAACGCTTTGCTCGCCGAGGAAATCGAACTCCGCCGCCATATCGAACGCGTCGCCGCGCAACGCCGGCAACTGCCGCCGGGTGGCGAAGTGCCACGGACCTACGTTTTCGAAAGTGAGAACGGTCCTGTGACGCTCGACGACCTCTTCGGGGACAAGGACACGCTCATCATCTACAGCTACATGTTCGGCCCGAAGCGCGAAAAGCCCTGCCCCATGTGCACCTCACTCATGGCCGCCTGGGAGGGAAAAGTGCCGGACATCGAACAACGCATCGCTCTGGCGATGGTCGCCCGATCACCGATCGAGCGGCTCCTCGAGGCCAAGAAGGCGCGCGGCTGGACCCAGCTGAAGGTCTATTCCGATAGCGAGGGGAGCTTTACCCGCGATTATGTCAGCGCCGAGGACGCGGACGTCCCCGGCTACACGGTCTTCACCCGCCGGGACGGTACGATCCGGCATTTCTGGAGCGGCGAGATGAGCGGCGAAATGGCCGATCCTGGCCAGGACCCGCGCGATGCACCCGACCCCGATCCGTTGTGGCACCTGCTCGACACGACGCCCGAAGGCCGCGGCGCCGATTGGTATCCGAAGCTTGAATATCGCGGCGCTGAGCGCGGTTAACTTGCACACTCTGCAGCGCCGCGCGTCTTATCAGACGCGCAAAGGTCGCTGTAGCACTTTGAGTTGCTGCATGTCTGTGTCCTTAAATCGAGTTCGATTTAAGGATACATGCAGTAGCATACGGCGGACCGATTTAATCCGGACATCCGGCCGCGCCGCTCGCGCCTTCGCGAGAGGTGCGCGGCCTCGGCCGTTCAGAAAAGCCTCAATTTCGTATTACTAAACCTGACAACCATCGTTCTTTCGGTTTAAATTCCGAATCAGGGTATTGTTGCCCGATTTTCATTCGACACGGCTTCTTCCGGAGCAATTGATGACGCCAGCCGAAAGGCCCTGCGACGCGGCGATCCGCTCCGCGCTCGGCCGGATTCTCGACAGCAAGAGCTTTCAGCGCTCCGAGCGGCTGCGTGCCTTCCTCACCTATGTCGTCGAGAAGGAGATCGCCGGCGAGGCCGGGCAATTGAAAGGCTATTCGATCGCGGTCGACGTCTTCGGACGCAGCCAGGCTTTCGATGCCGATAGCGATCCGCTCGTGCGCGTTCACGCCGGAAAGCTGCGCAAATTGCTGAAAGGCTTCTATGACGCCGAAGGGGCCGGCGAGGAATGGCAGATCAGCATTCCGAAGGGAACCTACGTGCCGGAGTACCGCCGGCTGCGTGAACCTGCGGCGGAACGCCTTGGGGAGCCGGCCACGAATGCCCGAGATCGCCTTTCCAGGCGCCGCCCCGCATGGCAGCCCTCGCCCTTCTCCTCCCCCTGGGCTGTGCTGACGGTGCTTCCGCTTCTTTTGTTCACGCCGCTGCCGTCACCGAAGGTCGCGCTCGACTTCGGTGCAGAAGCCAAGCTCGCAAACGGCCCGATGGCCGCCGTCCGGGGACTTCCGTCGGTAAGTTTCGTCATCGACGGGGAGCATGGCACCGCAGAACATTTCGCCGCGCTGTTGCGCGCAGCCGCGCTGCGTCACAGGACCCTTGCCGCGGCAGAGGTTGCGGGCACTTCACATCCGGCCGTTTCCATGGATTCGGCGCTCGCCTTCTCCGTCAAGGTCGACTGGCACGACAGTCCCGAGCCCGGCCTTCGGCTCACGCTTTCGCACAATGGCGAGCGCGTGCCGCTCCGCCAGGAGTTCATCGGCGCGCAACAGCTCGCCAATGAATCGGACATCCTCTACAAGACCACCTCGCTCGCAGCGCA
Protein-coding sequences here:
- a CDS encoding PLP-dependent aminotransferase family protein; amino-acid sequence: MGGNREGLSWVPVLGKARGPLYLDIADQIAADSAAGRLAAGTRLPPQRALAAALGIDFTTVSRAYNEARRRGLIEGRVGQGTYVRARPRGTGRSSPGGLVDMSMNLPPLFDGPALAERMWRDIADVQHEQGVALLMRYQPVGGAREDRAAGTAWLKPRLGEVSPERVLVCPGAQGALLAVLGLLVAKGDMICAEALTYPGLRSVAAYLGIEVLGVDMDEEGLVPEAFEAVCREQRPKALYCNPTLHNPTTATLPLKRREAIVAIARRHGVAIVEDDAYGALPATPVPPLAALAPDLVYHVAGLAKCLSPALRIAYLVVPNPIAAGRLESAIRATAGMASPLSAAVATRWIEEGTAKAVLSAIRSEAGRRQKMVSVSLPGADVLNDREGFHLWLRLPPHWSRGEFAARLRAAGIGIVASDAFALLEPPEAVRLGLGAPETQADLQRSLDVISELLAQSPAALNLVV
- a CDS encoding pyridoxine 5'-phosphate synthase, giving the protein MPAKLSVNLNAIAMLRNRRDLPWPSVTGLGRIALQAGASGLTVHPRPDQRHIRFSDLQPIRDLIDDEFAGAEFNMEGYPNEEFLQLVERNEPEQVTLVPDDPAQATSDHGWDFRENQALLGKVVGRLKKKGFRVSLFADGDPDAEALKIAKETGADRIELYTGPYGGCHDDPEKAERIAGELGRTAAIAIDLGLAVNAGHDLTVANLPRLAKHIPALAEVSIGHGLTADALQYGMAETVRRFRRACGEAL
- a CDS encoding DUF899 family protein, with amino-acid sequence MTTQAPLVPATELAARNRARFPNESAEYRRARNALLAEEIELRRHIERVAAQRRQLPPGGEVPRTYVFESENGPVTLDDLFGDKDTLIIYSYMFGPKREKPCPMCTSLMAAWEGKVPDIEQRIALAMVARSPIERLLEAKKARGWTQLKVYSDSEGSFTRDYVSAEDADVPGYTVFTRRDGTIRHFWSGEMSGEMADPGQDPRDAPDPDPLWHLLDTTPEGRGADWYPKLEYRGAERG